The genomic DNA GGATCGTCTGATCCACAAGAACATATTGCTCAGTATAAACAACGAATGTTTACGGTGCCAATTCCAAGGGAATATCGAGAGCCTTGCATGTGTAAGGGCTTTGGATCAACACTAATAGGACCTGCTCTATAATGGTTCATGGTTTTACCAAATGGGAGTATATCCACGTTTGCGGACTTGGTTGACACATTCAATCTACAATTTGCCAACAGCCGACAGTTTGAAAAAACCACAAGTGACCTCTATAAGGTGTATCAGAAGTATCGAGAACCATTACGAGATTACCTGACCAGATTCAACAGAGAAAAGGTTACAATCACAAACTGTGACATCCCAACTGTAATAAAAGCATTTAGAAGAGGATTGGAAAAAGATTCGCCACTCTATGATGAATTGACGATGTATCCGTGCAAAACAATGGACGATGTGCAAGCCAAGGCAATGGCTCAAATACGTCTCGAGGAGGACAAAAGAGAAGGCGACGACAAATACTATCGGCCAAACAGGAAAATCACGTCAACAAGAAATAAAGACTACAAGAACGACAACAAGCCATACGTTAGGATGATAAGAGATGAACAACATGTCAACTCATCACAAATTCGTCCAGATTGGATAAGAGACCCAAATCTACCCTCAATGTTTGATAGCTATGGGTTTAGTGTAACCCCTACAGTTCTCGTTAAGGAATTCGCTAAGTTAGGCGATGTGGTGAAATGGCCAGCCAAAACCAACAAGCCAAAGTCGAATCCAGATTCAAAGCTGTGGTGCGAGTTCCACGGAGATTATGTTCACAAAGCTATTGATTACGTGGATCTGAGAAGGGAAATTGAAGCTTTGGTCAAAAAGGGTCAAAAGGGGATACTTGACGGAGTACATATCATCACATAGAAGTAATCATGTCCGAATAGAGAAGACACCTGCGAACTTACCTCCTCCTCCACCTCATCACAAAGTCATAAACTTTATTGTTGGAGGATCAGAAATGTGTGGGGAAATGTACTCACAAGCCAAAAGACGGGCTAGAGGAAAGGGAATACAAGTTGCACATGCTGAGGTTGTGACTGACGACTCTTCAGTGTTACAATTCGACGCATCTGACATGGAACATGTCCAGTCACCACAGCAAGATGGACTGGTAATATCTTTACCAATTGGAAATTGTCTGATAAAGAGAATTTTGGTGGACAATGGAAGTGTTGCAAACATAATGATGTTTAATACGCTATAGCAAATGGGATTATCAGAAACTGACATAGAGAAACGATATACGACGTTGGTGGCTTTTAGTGGAAAAACGAAAAGGACTATTGGAGAAATACACCTACCCACATATGCTGGTGGAATTAATTTACTTCAAAAGTTCTTAGTCATCGATGCAGGCTCAACCTACAACATAATTCTGGGCGAGCTTGGATACATAACATGAGGGCGATACCGTCAACTGTTCACCAAGTTGTCAAGTTCCCAAAACCCTGAGGGACACAACAGATTAGAGGTGATCAGGTCATGGCCAGAGAATGTTACAAAATATGCTTAAAGTCTACAGTGCAACACGAGCAAAAGGAAGCAGCAACCGTAGCAATGAAGGGTCTGGAAACTCTAAAAAAAGTAACGGTTACAGAAGGAGAAAAGAAAGTATTGATTGGAGAAGACATCACAGATGATATAGAAGCCACCTTGGTGGAATACTTGACGACACGACTTGACACGTTCACATGGGAACAAGAAGACATCACAGGAATAGATCCTGACGTCATCACacacaagttaaacgtggaccCCAACCACGTTCCAGTCCAACAGAAAACGCGAAAGTTTGGAGATGAAAGAAACAACATAATCAATGAAGAAGTAAATAGGTTACTAAAAAATGGTATGATTCAAGAAGTAGTCTATCCTCAATGGTTGGAAAATGTCGTGATTGTCCAAAAGAAGAACGGCAAGTGGCGTGTGTGTGTAAACTACACTGATTTAAATAAGGCTTGTCCGAAAGACCCTTATCATCTCCCACATATCGACACCATGGTTGACTCAACAGCAGGACATGAACTGTTAACTTTCCTTGACGCGTCGAGTGGTTTCAATCAAATACAAATGGAGTCATCTGACGCAGAAAAGACGGCGTTCATAACAGATAGAGGAATTTTTTGTTACTTGACAATGCTTTTTGGTCTGAGAAATGCAGGGGCAACATTCCAACGGTTAGTCAACAAGATTTTCAAAAAACAAACTGGACATATGATGGAAGTATACATCGACGATATGGTTGTAAAGTCGAAAAATGCAGAAGATCATGTCAAAGATCTAGAAGAAGTATTCGACATCTTACGTATGTACAACATGAAACTAAATCCATCTAAATGCAATTTTACCGTATCTTCGGGAAATTTTTTGGGACATATGGTGACAAGAAGAGGAATAGAGGCAAGTCCGGAACAAATAAAGGCCATCTACGAGATTACAAGTCCGAAAAATGTCAAAGACGTACAGAAACTAACAGGAAGAGTAGCAGCCCTGAACAGGTTCATTTCACGTTCGTCTGACAAATGTCATCCATTTTATGACGTCTTGAGAAAAAATAAATAGTTCGAATGGACTGAGAAACATGAGAAAGCTTTTGATGACTTGAAGAAGTACTTGTCCTCTGCACCGTTACTGTCAAAACCAGGAGATGGAGAAACACTTTACGTCTACTTGTCTGTCACAAATCATGCTGTTAGTGGAGTCTTGACACGAGAAGAAGGTGGGTCTCAACTCCCTATCTACTACGTAAGCAAAAGTCTACTCGACGCTGAAATAAGGTACACGTCAATGGAAAAACTAGTATTGGCATTATCCATGACCTCTGTAAAACTTCGACACTACTTTGAATCACACAAGGTCTATGTTAGGACGAATTATCCATTACGAAGAGTACTTAGTAGGCCAGAGTTGACGGGACGAATGGAAAAATGGTCAATTAGATTGAGAACGTACGACATCATCTACGAACCACGAACAACCATGAAGTCACAAGTCTTAGCCGATTTTGTGGCTGACTTCAGTCCCAACTTACTGAATGAGGCAGATGAAGAACTTCAATAAATGCTTTCTACCAGAAAAATGGAGTCGTGGTCATTGTTAGGGGGGAGCAAACCTCGGATCGGTTCAGTTTTTAGATAAAACCGGAACCGGAACCGGAAGTCTtcggtttttaaaattaaaaaccgCAACCGCAACCAATCCATCAGATCGGTTTCGATTTTAAAAACTCCGGATCGGTTTATATCGGTTTGGTTTCAGTTGCAAAACCGGTAAAAAAATGTATTGCATAATTAAAAACAAAACTAAATAAATAGATATTTCTGAAACTTTATGCTTGCTAAATAAATGCAATCATCCTGTCAATATTACAACCAGGGTTATCATAACATAAATTAAATGTACAATTTCCTTAGATGAGTCTGCTATGTATTTTTAGATAAGATGTTCCTTCGGTATGGAACAATAAACTAATCAGACCATGCAAACTTTGAGGACTCCTTGAATAGTTCAGTTTCAGTACATCCAAAATGTCGACTAGCTTCCGCAAGGTAGAGCACCATATGAACAACAAAAGCAGAGTAGTGGCAATTATTTTGCTACCAGAAGCATGATAGGaacttaaaaaatatatattcacTGTATGAGAGTAATGAACTACCAACCCAAACCACAGAGATTTGGATGGAAAAAACCATAAATTATGATTATAGATGACAGGGCACACATGCATGGGCAAAACTTTTCCAGAAAGCTCTCCTGTATAATACGAGGACTAACACATCACATAATACCAGGGCACACATTGTTCAGAAACAGACTGCAACACTAGTTGTATGTTGGATTGTCAAGTGATGAAAGGTCACTGGCTAGACCTAGTGCGGCCTGAAATGGTTTACTGATCAACTTATGCTTGATGGCTGTAAGTTTCACAGACACAGACTATAATCAATTTTAAAAAATGGACTGCATCATATTATAATACCTCTACTACTACATCTGAAGTTTTAACACTTTGAACTAGTAATTTAACAGAAAGTAAGCAAGCTCAAGTGTAGAGACTATTTCTGAACCTGATTATAAGAGTTCAAACCCGTAAACTAACAGATTGCAGTGAACCAGCAATGAACCAGAAAAAATGCAGAAAAAATGCAATGAACCAGAAAAATGCAATGAACCATACTAGCAAaaaagaacaaacacaaaactaCAGATGATACGAGTGCAACAAAATGAACCAGCAAAGCAAGAGTTATACCTGTAAAATACTCCTAAGAGTTCAGGCTAATCATCAATGCCCAGGTGGTCAAATAATTTTCCAACCACTTTCAGCTCATCTGTAAATAGAAATTAGAAACATGATGTAAATACTCTTCTGGACAGGAACACAAAATATGATATAAATAACATCACAGTAACACAAAACTACAAAAATTACCATTTTCCAGTTGTTTATGTTGTAAATACTCTTCTTGCTCTCCTCTAATATCAGTAACATTGTTAGAACTTCGTAACCAATCTCGACTACAAATTAATGCCTCAACAGTCTTCGATGAAAGCGAACTTTGATAAGCATCAATCATCCTTCCACTTGTGCTAAAGGCAGCTTCCGAGGCAACGGACGAAACGAGCATACCCAATACATGCTTAGCAATTTGAGAAAGTATCGGTAATCTTGTGGAATTATTCTTCCACCATCCTAATATATCAAAACCTTCACATTTTCTTGATTCAACTAAGTATACATCAAGTTCTGATTTTCGTATTCCCCCTTAATCTTGGTCATCCATGTACTTATTAAAATCATCTTGCCAAGAACCATTCGGTTGATTTATCTTAGATTTGGAAGGAGATTCTTCACGTCCTTTTAAGTTCAAGTAGTAGTCAAAGAGTTCTTGCAATGTCTTCAACATTTGTCATACATTATAAAGTTTTTGGTAGACCCTCTTCCATATATTTTGGCGAAATAAAATTCAACGAAACTCATTTTATACCTAGGATCTAACACAACCGCCACGTACAACAAGAAATTGGTATTGTCCTCATTATCCCAATACTTATCATACTTATCCTTCATCCGTTTAGCCATATCCCTCATCAATATATCTTCACTTGAACACAAGTTAATTATAGCTTCTTGAACTTTTACAAGCTCAACAAAAAAGACATTGGAAGTGCAATATTTGGAACCCGATAATTTCATTGTAACATCATAAAAGATTTCCAAGAATCGGATGAAACGTTTGACATTATCAAAATCATCAAAAAGTGGAGCACGTTCAACaacttttttcttctttttcttagAATTCTCACTAATAAGCTCAACATTATCCACCTTAAAGAATGCATCATAGTCGGTATCTTCATGAATCATTCTTATAAAAGCTCCCTCATATTTAATCGCAACCTCTAACATGGTGTAAGTTGAATTCCACCTAGTATCAAGATCAAGGCATACAATCTTATCACATTTTATTTTCTATCTTTCTACACATTTTCTAAACTTGTCAAGTCTCGCGGGAGATGACCTAACATATATAGTGGCATTTCGGATTCTAGCAATTGAATCATGTTGTTCTTTCAAACTATTCTTCACCACTAAATTTAATATGTGAGCACAACATCGCATGTGTAGAAATTTATTCTCTAAAATAGCCTTCGGTCCTCTAAGAAATTTCTTTAAATGTGAGATTGCTTTGTCATTTGAGGATGCATTATCTAATGTGATGGTAAATACACGATCTATCCCCCATTTTGCAAATAAATCAAGTAGCATCTTTCCGATTGCAACCCCTTTATGACTTCCAATTTGTGGGAAATTTGAAATTCTTTTACACATCTTCCAATCATCATTAATCCAATGAGCTGTAAGGCACATATAATTAATATTTTGAACTGAGGTCCAAGTATCCGTTGTGAATGAGACTCTTTGAGATAACAAAGACTTTTTTAATTTTACTAACTCTTCACTATATATTTTGAGACAATCTCTTGCAATTGTCCATCTATTTGGCATCTTAAACCTTGGTTCTGCCTCATTCATTAATTCTTTAAACCCTTCATGTTCCACAATCCTAAATGGTTGATTATCTTTGATACACATTAAAGCGAGTTTTTTTCTTAACCTCTCTTGATTAAACTCATGAGCCTTAACGATATGAAATTTATCATCCTTTGATAACTTTTCAAATCATAATGTCCTTTGTAATTTATCAAGATTGGTACGTAGGGAAGATTTAGCACATACCGTTCTCAAGTGATTCATCATCGCCGAAGTACCATTTCGTGTATTTCATCAAATTATCACAACACAAAACTTGTACTTGGCTTTCTCCTTACCAACTGGAAGGCCCGGTATTCGATTAAAATAATCCCAAGCTACCGAAGTTGCCTTTTTCCCAGTCTGTTCACAATTTTCCTCCTCTTTATTATCACCCTTTAATTCTTCATTTTCCAAGTTCACAATCATAGGTAACtacaaacaaaacaaaaatcgAACTTTAGATTCAAAGAAACCTGCTGCatagaaaaattaaaaattgtaAAGATAAAAGTACCGCTTTTATCGAAGGTTGAGACTCTTGTGGCGGTTCTTGAGAAGTTTCTGGATGAGAAGTTTGATTAATTGATGGCCCAAACATGATTTACTGATTTAGATGTGTTTGTTGCTTCGGCCTTTAGGTTTAACAGAAGCGAGAAAGTAGAGACTACAGAACAGACTAAAATTAGGGATGAGGAGCAAGAGACTCCAGACTtctgttttattacttattgggCTAGTTAATTTTGTAAGGCCCAATAGGTACTATTATTGCTTACTACTAGTCTGCACTGCTCAAACAATATACTAGAATGTTAATAATTTGATATTTTATAtgtaatatacatatatatgttaattccaaatatttatatatatataatttatttatttatttatttaaataatcggTTCGGTTCGGGGTTTTTCGGATCGGTTTGGACCTAAAACCGGAACCGGAAAATTATCATCGGATCGGTTTTTTAACTTTTCGGTTTCAGATCGGTTCTGGTTTTTACGGATCGGTTGTTTGCGGATTTTACCGGTTTCAGATCGGTTTTGGTTTTTGTTCGGTTTTTTGCTCAGCCCTCATTGTACACTAACGGAGCCTCAAATGTGAATGAGGCAGGTTTGGGTTTGGTACTGAAGTCGCCACAGGGGGACACCTTAGCCTATTCCATTTGCTGTGAATTTAAGGCTACCAACAACGAGTCCAAATACGAGGCCTTGATTATTGGATTAACTACTGCTGTGGACATGAAGATCTTACATAAAGAAGTAAATTGTGACTCTTTGCTCATTGTCAATCACATAAAGGGGGAATACGAAGCAAAAGATTGCAAGATGTTGGCCTATCTATAAATCGTTAAAGAATTGCAAGGCAAATTCGACTCGTTCAGCATTTAACAAATACCCAGAGAACAGAACTCTCAGGCTAACGCCTTAGCAGGTCTGGGTGCTGTCCTCAAAAAGGAAAACGTGCTTACAGTCCCGGTAATTCACGTCCTAGAGCCTTCCACAGTTAGAGCTAAGAAGGAAAGAGATGTTACAATAATGGCTATCGACAATTATGAAGAGCGTGGAAGTTGGACTCAGAAATATAAAGACTACATCACAAAGGGAGAATTACCAAAGGACAACAACGAGGCAAAATTGTTAAAGATAAAGGCTACGAGATTCACGATTATTGATGACATACTATTCAAAAAATCCGTGATGGGATTACTTCAAAGTTGTCTTGAAGAATCAGAAGCCAACGATGTCCTACGGGATATACATGAAGGCGATTGTGGTAATCATTCGGGTGGAAGAAACTTGTCATGTAAAGTACTTCGTATGGGATATTACTGGCCTACTCTGAAACAAGACGCAATTGATTATGTCAAGAAATGTGACGCATGTCAAAGGCATGCCCCAATCATACATCTAGCTTCGGAAGTGTTACACCCGTCCATTCCTTCATGGCCATTCATGAAATGGGGAATGGACATTGTGGGAAAGATGCCTCCAGCTCCTGGACAAAAGGTGTTTATGTTAGCTATGACGGACTATTTCTCAAAATGGATAGAAGCTGAAGCATTTCGACAAGTCAAGTCCAAAGAAGTGATATCATTAATAGAAAGGAACGTCATCTGCAAATTTGGAGTACCATCAGAGATTGCTTGTGACAACGACTCATAATTTATAAGTGACAAAACAGAAGCCTTTTGTAGACGATGGAACATCACTATTGTCAAATCTACTCCACGTTATCCACAAGCTAATGGACAAGCAGGGTCCAGTAACAAGATAATCATCAACAACTTAAAAAAGAGGTTGATGACGTATAAAGGGAGATGGGATGAATAACTACCTTGGGTTCTTTGGTCTGACATGACGACACCCAAGACGTCAACTGGACAGACTCCTTTCTGTCTAGTCTACGACACATAAGTTATCCTGCCAACTGAGATCATTTCCCCAACAGCAAGATATGGTCTAGCAACTACATAAACAAATTCTGTTGAACGAGCACATGATTTAGACATGTTAGATGAGGTATGTGATATGACAAAGCTACGAATGGCATCACACCAACAAGCAGTGGCTAGAAGTTATAACAAAAATGTGTATATTAGAACACTTGCCATAGGTGACCTAGTATTGAGAAAGGTGTTCCAGAACACTATGGACACAACGGCTGGAAAGCTGGGCGACACATGGGAAGGACCTTATCTGGTCGACGACATAGTTGGGCGTGGAAcatacaaactctccaccctTAACGGAATTCAAGTTCCAAGAAGCTGGAGCATATTGCACCTCAAAAAGTACCACATGTAATCATCTTACTTCTTATTTATCTCCTCGATTTTTAGGTTTGCTTTGAATAAGTCGATAAGACATTTGTTTTATTCCTAGTCAGTAAGCGTCCATTAGCAGTTAAGAACGTTTGTGTTCAATTTGCAACTTATTTGCATCCTTTTTTAAGTACAAATAAAAGTTACATGTGGTATCAAGTCTTAAGCCTGTGCATTTTTTACATACATTTACTTCCACATGAGTATCTTACTATAATTGTTAGAACTACACTATTAGCTTAACAACAAAATGCT from Apium graveolens cultivar Ventura chromosome 5, ASM990537v1, whole genome shotgun sequence includes the following:
- the LOC141659994 gene encoding uncharacterized protein LOC141659994, with the translated sequence MVLPNGSISTFADLVDTFNLQFANSRQFEKTTSDLYKVYQKYREPLRDYLTRFNREKVTITNCDIPTVIKAFRRGLEKDSPLYDELTMYPCKTMDDVQAKAMAQIRLEEDKREGDDKYYRPNRKITSTRNKDYKNDNKPYVRMIRDEQHVNSSQIRPDWIRDPNLPSMFDSYGFSVTPTVLVKEFAKLGDVVKWPAKTNKPKSNPDSKLWCEFHGDYVHKAIDYVDLRREIEALVKKGQKGILDGVHIIT